The following coding sequences lie in one Fusarium poae strain DAOMC 252244 chromosome 1, whole genome shotgun sequence genomic window:
- a CDS encoding hypothetical protein (TransMembrane:11 (i49-69o75-99i120-146o152-173i185-209o229-250i262-285o305-330i351-372o378-402i414-439o)), whose product MTNNDTSASDNDQPKDATDFQEVPAGTVEKGNIFDQGGKTYRTLGRWDTVLILFTNQLGLGILSLPATIKTLGIVPGIIAILGIGAISWYAAYCLLQFYRKHPNVVSIVEMTRIVGGPWFESLAGFVMMIQVVFIVASATVTLSVALNTLSSHATCTVIWILVACVACYILSIPRTMKFVSKAGVPNAVSVVAACLIVLVSLAVSGPAIAPSDWHRELKVVGNPTFRDGLNACLRVVFSYAGTFTFPSYMAEMKAPEKDFKFALAVLEIGSTLFYIAMAVALYCLAGDLTTSPVLSAASSIPAKVAYGIVLPAVVATALSIGHTGCKYVYVTLMRQMRSTHQVTDNSVKSWVTWILSVTGFWALIFVIANVIPIFDSILSITSATTIPWFTYGFAAIFWLHLNKGLYFSSWQKMLLTLLNVTMIGVTLFLNAGGLWAAITELLDLFEKNEDGVGGVFSCGDNSIF is encoded by the exons ATGACAAATAACGACACAAGCGCCTCAGATAACGACCAACCGAAAGACGCGACAGATTTCCAAGAAGTCCCCGCCGGTACCGTCGAGAAGGGAAACATCTTCGATCAAGGCGGCAAGACATACCGAACCCTCGGCCGCTGGGACACGGTCCTTATCCTCTTCACAAATCAGCTCGGTCTTGGCATCTTGTCTCTACCAGCAACAATCAAGACCCTCGGTATCGTGCCAGGAATTATAGCCATTCTGGGTATTGGTGCAATTTCTTGGTATGCTGCGTATTGTCTGTTGCAATTCTATCGCAAACATCCCAATGTTGTCAGTATCGTTGAGATGACGAGGATCGTGGGTGGACCGTGGTTTGAGTCGCTAGCTGGTTTCGTCATGATGATCCAGGTCGTCTTTATTGTTGCTTCTGCAACTGTCACTCTGTCTGTCGCACTCAACACGTTGAGCAGCCATGCGACGTGTACTGTCATCTGGATTCTGGTGGCTTGCGTGGCTTGTTATATCCTTTCCATCCCGCGAACCATGAAGTTTGTTTCCAAGGCTGGAGTCCCCAATGCTGTTAGTGTCGTGGCGGCTTGCTTGATCGTTTTGGTCAGTTTGGCTGTTTCTGGACCTGCCATTGCTCCTTCCGATTGGCACAGGGAGCTCAAGGTTGTTGGAAATCCGACATTCCGTGACGGTCTTAATGCTTGCCTGCGCGTGGTTTTCTCCTACGCCGGTACCTTTACATTCCC ATCATACATGGCAGAGATGAAGGCTCCCGAGAAGGATTTCAAGTTTGCGTTGGCTGTTCTCGAGATCGGAAGTACACTCTTCTATATCGCCATGGCTGTGGCTCTGTACTGCCTCGCAGGCGATCTCACCACGTCTCCCGTCCTCAGCGCAGCTTCTTCGATCCCTGCTAAGGTCGCCTACGGAATTGTCCTCCCCGCTGTAGTCGCTACAGCTCTTTCGATCGGCCACACTGGCTGCAAATACGTCTACGTTACTCTCATGCGCCAAATGCGATCTACCCACCAGGTCACCGACAACAGCGTCAAGTCTTGGGTCACATGGATCCTTTCTGTTACTGGATTCTGGGCTCTGATCTTTGTCATTGCGAATGTCATCCCCATCTTTGACTCTATCTTGTCGATTACATCCGCTACGACCATTCCCTGGTTCACGTATGGATTTGCGGCAATTTTCTGGCTGCATCTTAACAAGGGACTGTACTTTTCATCGTGGCAGAAGATGCTGCTGACACTTTTGAACGTCACCATGATTGGTGTCACACTGTTCTTGAATGCCGGTGGATTGTGGGCTGCTATCACAGAGTTGTTGGATCTCTTTGAGAAGAACGAAGATGGCGTTGGAGGTGTTTTCTCATGTGGAGATAACTCCATCTTTTAA
- a CDS encoding hypothetical protein (SECRETED:SignalP(1-23)~TransMembrane:1 (n8-18c23/24o337-356i)), with the protein MLAIKRMVQAYAILAFSLAFVIAKDESSPEDYDPSAAYDPSNNYRPRNVTGLGDFYSWVGSYYNATAEVELEFVFGWQYGEPLCPAWQNYTHTTKFDAILSILERGLWSAGSNSVIFWLTLLPQNTSSFNISSLDYRHMVKGPDRGISYPILSNSFLDHDTYHPESFFLRNPPRNGSSPDLFDLTTTQVSGGAYNISGPILSDRFNPSVFANFSNMPVCDSTKQTTDARLYMMLEPWWDVEGWDDFQYPQPSIQFDDKTANLTLDGTFHSVPYIHRNETSQGPTVHGFLRVRFSGVLDEYHSDTLSLNGSTPTWLRTVGFSNDSSNIGYSESSAEKLNLGLASAFAATIVSLSAILL; encoded by the exons ATGCTTGCCATCAAGCGCATGGTTCAAGCCTATGCCATCTTGGCATTTTCTCTCGCTTTCGTTATTGCTAAAGATGAATCATCACCTGAGGACTATGACCCATCTGCAGCCTATGACCCATCGAACAACTATCGCCCTCGCAACGTAACTGGCCTAGGTGACTTTTACAGCTGGGTTGGATC ATACTATAATGCAACGGCCGAGGTGGAGCTGGAATTCGTCTTCGGCTGGCAATATGGCGAGCCATTATGTCCGGCGTGGCAGAACTACACCCATACCACCAAGTTCGATGCGATTCTCAGCATTCTTGAAAGAGGACTCTGGAGTGCCGGGAGTAACTCTGTTATTTTCTGGTTGACGCTCCTCCCACAAAATACGTCGTCATTCAATATTTCCAGCTTAGACTATAGACATATGGTCAAGGGACCTGACCGTGGTATATCGTACCCCATATTATCTAATTC TTTTCTCGATCATGACACCTACCACCCCGAGTCATTCTTTTTGCGAAATCCTCCCAGAAACGGATCAAGTCCTGACCTTTTCGACCTTACTACTACGCAGGTTTCTGGGGGAGCTTACAATATCAGTGGGCCGATTTTGTCCGACCGCTTCAACCCATCAGTCTTCGCAAATTTTAGCAACATGCCAGTCTGCGATTCCACCAAACAAACCACTGATGCCCGCCTATATATGATGTTGGAGCCATGGTGGGATGTCGAAGGCTGGGATGACTTTCAATATCCTCAGCCTAGCATTCAATTTGACGATAAGACTGCCAATCTGACGCTGGACGGTACTTTCCACTCGGTACCATATATCCATCGCAATGAGACATCTCAAGGTCCTACCGTCCATGGCTTTTTGCGTGTCCGCTTCTCTGGCGTCTTGGATGAATATCATTCTGACACTCTGAGCCTGAATGGTAGTACGCCTACGTGGTTGCGTACAGTGGGATTCTCGAATGACTCTTCCAATATTGGATACTCAGAGAGTTCGGCAGAGAAGTTGAATTTGGGACTTGCATCTGCCTTTGCAGCAACGATCGTGTCGCTCTCTGCAATACTACTATAG
- a CDS encoding hypothetical protein (SECRETED:SignalP(1-21)) produces the protein MTRLSFLAGSAALLAFSGVNAGPCRPSSSVVTTSLEPTATPTEISESTKTLESTSSLENDVTETVSVTLSTTETTSAAAETTETTNITADPTTTTAAETSTAAISTTSAAPVPQNDGSCSGLPKSYTAPDGVVFQTRCNSNAGSYVPLDTLAATSFENCIIKCTEYSICYGVEYIRPTKTCIVFFINGAFGNSNDRDVALRF, from the coding sequence ATGACTCGTCTTTCATTTCTAGCAGGATCTGCTGCACTTCTCGCGTTTTCTGGTGTCAACGCTGGACCGTGCCGTCCTTCATCATCCGTCGTCACAACAAGTCTCGAGCCGACTGCCACCCCAACAGAGATCAGCGAATCAACAAAGACACTTGAATCAACATCTTCGTTGGAGAACGACGTCACCGAGACTGTTTCTGTTACACTCTCTACTACTGAGACCACAAGCGCCGCTGCGGAGACTACAGAGACCACCAACATCACTGCCGATCCTACTACTACCACTGCCGCCGAGACTTCAACAGCTGCCATCAGCACCACCAGTGCAGCCCCAGTTCCTCAGAATGACGGCAGCTGCAGTGGTCTTCCCAAATCATATACAGCGCCCGATGGCGTCGTCTTTCAAACTCGGTGCAACAGCAATGCTGGCTCATACGTGCCACTTGACACTTTAGCTGCCACGAGTTTCGAGAATTGCATAATCAAGTGTACAGAGTACTCTATATGCTATGGTGTAGAGTACATCAGGCCAACCAAGACATGCATAGTTTTCTTCATAAATGGTGCTTTCGGGAATAGCAATGACCGCGATGTTGCATTACGATTCTAG
- a CDS encoding hypothetical protein (SECRETED:SignalP(1-20)) — protein MANLSFFALWLGSLVLLTNAFNDRGQMPESWCVTYLSTYLVPVSVAPSSPSRATLPTGKSSVTSGTLSSSFTSSSPPGIATVTPQEEFIILRVVPDTVDNRRRPRGLRKRDLGGLVGSPSGICASADIFAIRDGQLFNNNVPIYYDREQFKILSGQAGDVPSGAITTTFSIDGAYLQFRNSGLPSNEAGFCQTPRDGQIYITFSSEPAGCVPVRLSAIPINECRDEETATGTEDLPLSSTRAVESTSLGLTTLPNGVVTTKSVITEPVPSSTFRWSNISSSYQPLSKTTQSSFIPLTTLPFTSTLSTMAEAVSSASSSEQVVGISSSLASTLFMSPESTIQSSIMMELTSITSTTGVATVSTTEIPPTTTLEVTLEITTEKTTDQSMTEIPTDETTSDTITTTSEFTFESTTTTTLVDSTTQTLSEETTKTTSEESATAFLTTTTFERTFDTTETTIESTTDIQTTTTFETTLGATETTNEESTTVVSTATTSESTTDTTDTTTEESTTDILTTTTFESTLDTTTGTTTAEAAASTTAESSPQIQCPSNPPQCFNTMGILCDTILGGIPLSDWA, from the exons ATGGCCAACTTGAGTTTTTTTGCGCTGTGGCTGGGTAGTTTGGTTCTTCTAACCAATGCCTTCAACGATCGTGGGCAAATGCCTGAGTCATGGTGCGTCACCTACCTGTCGACATATCTTGTTCCTGTGTCAGTCGCTCCCAGCTCGCCGTCTAGAGCTACTTTGCCAACTGGGAAGTCCTCTGTTACTTCAGGCACCCTATCGTCGTCCTTCACGAGTTCATCTCCTCCTGGCATAGCAACTGTCACCCCTCAAGAGGAGTTTATTATTCTGCGCGTCGTACCTGATACAGTAGACAATAGACGAAGGCCGCGGGGATTGAGAAAACGAGACCTTGGTGGCCTTGTTGGCTCTCCATCTGGGATTTGCGCTTCTGCAGACATCTTTGCTATTCGTGATGGACAGCTATTCAATAACAATGTTCCCATTTACTATGACAGAGAGCAGTTCAAGATACTCAGCGGCCAAGCAGGAGATGTTCCAAGCGGTGCTATAACCACAACCTTTAGTATAGATGGTGCCTATCTTCAATTTCGGAATTCTGGACTACCGAGCAACGAGGCTGGGTTTTGTCAGACCCCCAGAGATGGACAGATATATATCACCTTTTCTTCAGAACCCGCTGGTTGCGTTCCAGTCAGACTGTCAGCAATTCCAA TCAATGAGTGTCGAGATGAAGAAACAGCCACGGGCACTGAAGATCTTCCATTATCTTCAACACGCGCTGTGGAATCCACGTCCCTGGGCTTGACGACACTACCAAATGGAGTAGTCACTACAAAAAGTGTCATTACAGAGCCTGTTCCATCAAGTACTTTCAGATGGTCCAACATTTCATCTTCTTATCAGCCCTTATCCAAGACCACACAGTCCTCATTCATTCCCTTGACCACACTCCCCTTCACCTCAACGTTAAGCACTATGGCGGAAGCGGTCTCTTCTGCGTCTAGCTCAGAACAAGTTGTTGGAATTTCGTCTTCCCTCGCAAGCACATTATTCATGTCTCCAGAATCAACAATCCAGTCTAGCATAATGATGGAGCTCACTTCGATTACATCAACCACTGGAGTAGCCACAGTCTCTACGACGGAAATCCCACCAACTACAACCCTAGAAGTTACGCTCGAAATTACAACGGAGAAGACAACCGACCAGAGTATGACTGAAATACCAACAGATGAGACAACATCAGACACTATCACAACTACCTCTGAATTTACCTTTGAAtccacaacaacaaccactcTTGTAGACAGCACGACCCAGACTTTGTCAGAGGAGACGACAAAGACTACTTCCGAGGAGTCTGCAACGGCTTTTCTAACAACAACCACGTTTGAACGAACTTTTGACACTACCGAGACAACCATTGAGTCTACAACGGATATCCAAACAACAACCACGTTTGAAACAACTCTAGGGGCTACCGAGACAACCAATGAGGAGTCTACAACGGTTGTTTCAACAGCCACGACGTCTGAATCGACTACTGACACTACCGATACAACCACCGAGGAGTCCACAACAGATATACTTACAACAACAACGTTTGAATCAACTCTCGATACAACAACTGGCACCACCACTGCTGAGGCTGCCGCATCAACCACGGCTGAATCCTCACCTCAAATTCAGTGTCCTTCTAACCCACCTCAGTGCTTCAACACAATGGGAATCCTATGCGATACTATTCTCGGTGGAATACCCCTG AGTGATTGGGcttag